A genomic window from Periophthalmus magnuspinnatus isolate fPerMag1 chromosome 16, fPerMag1.2.pri, whole genome shotgun sequence includes:
- the mal2 gene encoding LOW QUALITY PROTEIN: protein MAL2 (The sequence of the model RefSeq protein was modified relative to this genomic sequence to represent the inferred CDS: inserted 1 base in 1 codon; deleted 2 bases in 1 codon), with product MSEQATNPAANNAAAAAATAFPGATISLPLGLEVLRTYSGALITLEILFGGLVWILVASSNVPVPLLQGWVMFVSVTAFFLSSAYLTLLITGLADRVNIDWNVIDVLYHFVAVLFYFAAXVLEAATTAANGALSSKPWPTATQTLICIPISRGNIFTFLSSNQYNINVAATIFAFIVTLCYGCSMLMGFKDGECNSKTNSCLDICTIYILKFCSKYKNC from the exons atgtCGGAGCAAGCCACAAACCCCGCCGCTAATAACGCTGCCGCCGCTGCCGCCACTGCGTTTCCAGGGGCCACCATTTCTCTGCCTTTGGGACTCGAGGTTTTAAGGACATACTCTGGAGCACTGATAACTTTGGAAATA CTTTTTGGAGGTCTGGTATGGATCCTGGTGGCCTCCTCCAATGTCCCAGTGCCTCTGCTGCAAGGCTGGgtcatgtttgtgtctgtcACTGCGTTCTTCCTGTCTTCTGCCTACCTCACTCTACTCATCACTGGCCTGGCTGACCGTGTCAACATCGACTGGAACGTAATT GACGTGCTTTACCACTTTGTAGCAGTGCTCTTCTACTTTGCTG TTGTGTTGGAGGCAGCGACCACAGCAGCCAATGGG GCACTCAGTTCAAAGCCATGGCCAACGGCCACCCAGACGCTGATTTGTATTCCCATTTCTCGGGGCAACATTTTCACTTTCCTGAGTAGCAACCAGTACAACATCAATGTGGCAGCTACG ATATTTGCTTTCATCGTGACTCTTTGTTATGGTTGCAGTATGTTGATGGGCTTCAAAGATGGAGAATGTAACTCCAAAACTAATTCATGTTTAGACATTtgtacaatatacattttaaagttttgctCTAAATATAAGAACTGCTAA